A region from the Gemmatimonadaceae bacterium genome encodes:
- the obgE gene encoding GTPase ObgE, whose protein sequence is MFVDRVLVKVEAGTGGSGQTSFRREKYVPLGGPDGGDGGRGGDVIVRADRNLATLLDYTYRDKWAAERGQHGEGSNRTGKSGADIILPVPPGTVIRDADTNELLGEVLEEGDSVLVAKGGRGGKGNAFFVTATHQAPREWQPGEEGEARTLELELKLIADVGLVGQPNAGKSTLLSVISAARPKIADYPFTTLSPNLGVVPLSDHRTFVVADIPGIIEGAHEGKGLGLQFLRHIERTRLLAFMIPIDAMDWQAELDQLRHEVAAYSEELAKKPFCVVFSKLDLLGEHYVPEVEAPGAFGMFSISAAGRMGLDALLDAWWRQLLAMRAAAEKVEKDAQLLP, encoded by the coding sequence ATGTTTGTAGATCGCGTCCTCGTGAAAGTCGAAGCCGGCACCGGTGGATCGGGACAGACGTCCTTCCGCCGCGAGAAGTACGTGCCGCTGGGCGGCCCCGATGGCGGCGATGGCGGCCGCGGCGGTGATGTCATCGTGCGCGCCGACCGGAACCTCGCCACGCTCCTCGATTACACCTATCGCGACAAGTGGGCGGCCGAACGCGGCCAGCACGGCGAAGGATCGAACCGGACGGGCAAGTCCGGCGCCGACATCATTCTGCCCGTGCCGCCGGGCACGGTCATTCGCGATGCCGACACGAACGAACTCCTCGGCGAAGTGCTCGAGGAGGGCGACTCCGTGCTCGTGGCCAAGGGCGGGCGCGGCGGCAAGGGGAACGCCTTCTTCGTCACCGCCACGCATCAGGCGCCACGCGAGTGGCAGCCCGGTGAAGAAGGGGAAGCACGCACCCTCGAGCTCGAGCTCAAGCTCATCGCCGACGTCGGGCTCGTGGGCCAGCCGAATGCCGGCAAGAGCACGCTGCTCTCCGTCATCTCCGCGGCGCGCCCTAAAATCGCCGACTATCCGTTCACGACGCTCTCGCCCAATCTCGGCGTGGTGCCACTGAGCGACCATCGCACCTTCGTGGTAGCTGATATCCCGGGGATCATCGAAGGGGCGCACGAAGGGAAGGGGCTCGGGCTGCAGTTCCTGCGGCATATCGAACGCACGCGGTTGCTGGCCTTCATGATCCCGATCGACGCGATGGACTGGCAAGCCGAGCTCGATCAGCTGCGCCACGAAGTGGCCGCGTACTCGGAGGAGCTCGCGAAGAAGCCCTTCTGTGTGGTCTTCTCCAAGCTCGATCTGCTCGGCGAGCACTATGTCCCCGAGGTCGAGGCCCCGGGCGCGTTCGGCATGTTCTCGATCAGTGCGGCCGGGCGCATGGGCCTCGATGCGCTGCTCGATGCGTGGTGGCGCCAGCTGCTCGCCATGCGCGCCGCGGCGGAAAAGGTCGAGAAGGATGCTCAGCTCCTTCCCTGA
- a CDS encoding carboxymuconolactone decarboxylase family protein produces the protein MSETAPVADARETAAARSNDPTRVDSMTHDAAAGITLSVWDAETAALVTLAALLAGGSEAQVREQLAVAAAGVRPEWVEEVILQTYLFAGFPRALNAAREWRRISGRPAPDVDPHAIDEPARRRTEGEATCATVYGRFYDRLRVNIRDLHPALDQWMIEEGYGKVLSRTPLDLARRELCIVAACAIARQDRQLHSHLHGALHAGAAPAVVSAALDAVAPFLEQDEVKRAHGLWARVLGK, from the coding sequence GTGAGCGAGACCGCACCGGTGGCCGATGCGCGCGAGACCGCGGCCGCGCGTTCGAATGACCCCACGCGCGTCGATTCGATGACGCACGACGCCGCGGCCGGCATTACGCTCAGCGTGTGGGATGCGGAAACGGCGGCGCTGGTCACGCTCGCGGCGTTGCTCGCCGGGGGTAGCGAGGCGCAGGTGCGCGAGCAGCTCGCGGTGGCCGCCGCCGGGGTTCGCCCCGAGTGGGTCGAGGAAGTGATTCTGCAGACGTACCTCTTTGCCGGCTTTCCGCGGGCGCTCAATGCGGCGCGCGAATGGCGGCGCATCTCCGGGCGACCGGCACCGGACGTCGATCCGCACGCGATCGACGAACCGGCCCGCCGACGGACGGAGGGGGAAGCCACCTGTGCCACGGTCTACGGGCGCTTCTACGATCGGCTGCGCGTCAACATTCGCGACCTGCATCCCGCGCTCGATCAGTGGATGATCGAGGAAGGCTACGGCAAGGTGCTTTCACGCACGCCGCTCGATCTCGCCCGTCGCGAACTGTGCATCGTCGCGGCCTGTGCGATCGCGCGGCAGGATCGCCAGCTGCACTCGCATCTGCACGGCGCGTTGCATGCCGGGGCGGCCCCGGCGGTCGTCTCGGCGGCCCTCGATGCCGTGGCCCCGTTTCTCGAGCAGGATGAGGTCAAGCGCGCCCACGGGCTGTGGGCGCGGGTGTTGGGCAAGTAG
- the hflX gene encoding GTPase HflX: MAKHFVEEHLEELGRLTDTAGAVVVGHVTQQLDRPNPSTYLGSGKVEELKVRIQELGATLVIFDDELTPAQGKNVEQIVGTRVMDRAELILDIFATRARSSEARMQVELAQLEYMLPRLTRMWTHLEKMRGGIGMRGPGETQLETDRRLIQHRIRVLKERLADVERAREIQRQGRRTHFRVALVGYTNAGKSSVLRAMAADQLVFVEDRLFATLDPLTREVEIGDGYTALLTDTVGFIRKLPHHLVASFRATLSEAREADLLLHVIDASHPAWEEQRDVVDGVLTELGLHDRPLLYVMNKMDAVPADMLEAVRARVANLMPNSLFVSALAPDGLEPLKTALRDALRNERPVLEVRIPASNGRLIAEVHRDGEVLEQEHDDDVIVIKARLDERAIGRLRQHGARVTVTKGVTRPHSVATAEVPLP; this comes from the coding sequence ATGGCGAAGCACTTCGTGGAGGAACATCTCGAAGAGCTCGGCCGACTCACGGATACCGCCGGCGCCGTGGTGGTGGGTCACGTCACCCAGCAGCTGGATCGCCCCAATCCGAGCACCTATCTCGGCAGCGGCAAGGTGGAAGAGCTCAAAGTGCGCATTCAGGAGCTCGGTGCCACCCTCGTCATCTTCGACGATGAGCTGACGCCGGCGCAGGGCAAGAATGTCGAGCAGATCGTGGGGACCCGCGTGATGGATCGTGCGGAACTCATCCTCGACATCTTCGCCACGCGCGCGCGCTCCAGCGAGGCGCGCATGCAGGTCGAGCTCGCGCAGCTGGAATACATGCTGCCGCGCCTGACGCGCATGTGGACGCACCTCGAGAAGATGCGGGGTGGCATCGGTATGCGCGGCCCGGGTGAAACGCAGCTCGAAACCGACCGACGGCTCATTCAGCACCGCATCCGCGTGCTCAAGGAGCGGCTGGCTGATGTGGAACGGGCGCGCGAGATCCAGCGCCAGGGGCGGCGCACGCACTTTCGCGTGGCGCTGGTCGGGTACACCAACGCCGGGAAGTCGTCGGTCCTGCGGGCGATGGCGGCTGATCAGTTGGTATTTGTAGAAGACCGACTGTTCGCCACGCTCGATCCGCTCACCCGTGAGGTCGAGATCGGGGATGGGTACACGGCGTTGCTCACCGACACGGTGGGTTTCATTCGGAAGCTGCCGCACCATCTGGTGGCGTCGTTCCGCGCGACGCTCAGCGAAGCCCGTGAGGCCGATCTGCTCCTGCATGTGATCGACGCGAGTCACCCCGCGTGGGAGGAGCAGCGCGACGTGGTGGACGGCGTGCTCACGGAGTTGGGGCTGCACGATCGGCCGCTCTTGTACGTGATGAACAAGATGGATGCGGTACCCGCCGACATGCTCGAGGCCGTGCGCGCGCGGGTGGCGAATCTGATGCCGAACTCGCTGTTCGTGTCGGCGCTGGCGCCCGACGGCCTCGAACCGCTCAAGACCGCGCTGCGCGATGCGCTGCGCAATGAACGGCCGGTGCTCGAAGTGCGTATCCCGGCATCGAACGGGCGCCTCATCGCCGAGGTGCACCGTGACGGCGAAGTGCTGGAGCAGGAGCACGACGACGACGTCATCGTGATCAAGGCGCGGCTGGATGAGCGGGCGATTGGTCGGCTGCGTCAGCACGGCGCGCGGGTGACGGTCACCAAGGGCGTGACGCGGCCGCACTCGGTGGCCACCGCTGAGGTCCCGCTGCCGTAG
- the dprA gene encoding DNA-processing protein DprA, with translation MLSSFPEHRAMRVLEVAADDAAYPVAFRELADPPARIYTRGTFAVAEPPAVAIVGTRNATSYGMRMAQSLASACAHAGICVVSGLARGIDGAAHDAALAADGRTVAVLGTGPDVPYPPRHRALQERIAAQGLLISEFPPGSTGHGGAFPQRNRLIAALAQVTVVVEAPEKSGALYTATYAAELSRRLAIVPNAVDVPQARGSNALMRSHNATPILSTDDLLALFDIDARPPHGPVVNGDAALVWDAIMLGADTPRLIAERTGLALAAIQGALGLLEIDGLVHFDAAGRIRSALA, from the coding sequence ATGCTCAGCTCCTTCCCTGAGCATCGGGCCATGCGGGTGCTGGAAGTCGCCGCCGATGATGCGGCGTATCCCGTCGCGTTTCGGGAGCTCGCCGATCCTCCGGCGCGCATCTACACACGCGGCACATTCGCCGTGGCCGAACCGCCGGCGGTGGCGATCGTCGGCACGCGCAACGCCACCAGCTATGGCATGCGCATGGCGCAGTCGCTCGCCTCGGCGTGTGCGCACGCTGGCATCTGCGTGGTGAGTGGACTCGCCCGCGGGATCGACGGCGCCGCCCACGACGCGGCGCTCGCCGCGGATGGGCGCACCGTCGCGGTACTGGGCACGGGCCCCGATGTCCCGTATCCGCCGCGGCATCGCGCGTTGCAGGAGCGGATTGCCGCGCAGGGTTTGCTGATCAGCGAGTTTCCACCGGGGAGCACGGGCCACGGGGGGGCGTTTCCGCAGCGGAATCGCCTGATCGCCGCCCTGGCCCAGGTCACCGTCGTGGTGGAGGCACCGGAGAAGAGCGGCGCACTGTACACCGCCACGTATGCGGCGGAGCTCAGTCGGCGGCTCGCGATCGTCCCCAACGCGGTGGACGTGCCGCAGGCCCGGGGCAGTAACGCCCTCATGCGCTCCCACAACGCGACGCCGATTCTCAGCACGGACGACCTCCTCGCGCTGTTCGATATCGACGCGCGCCCGCCACACGGCCCGGTGGTGAACGGCGACGCGGCGCTGGTGTGGGACGCCATCATGCTCGGCGCTGATACGCCCCGCCTCATCGCCGAACGCACGGGGCTCGCCCTCGCGGCCATTCAGGGAGCCCTCGGCCTCCTCGAAATCGACGGACTCGTGCACTTCGACGCTGCCGGCCGCATTCGTTCGGCGCTCGCCTGA
- a CDS encoding DMT family transporter — protein sequence MTTLRADTPPPAAHRATSPMLVLALSLVGISLAAPLIRLSTADALVIATWRLGFSMLIVGGALFIGRGWREYAGLRASEYAFALGAGVLLALHFWAFNASLRYTSVAASVALVNLQPVLIAAASALWLSEPPSRRQWIGVAIAVVGALVVGAADVPGGLGGLQAALVGGGSRALFGDLLALIGAVTAAGYYLIGRRLRRRLGLWPYVALVYGAAFVTCVALALLTHRPLAPQLPRELAIFAGLAIGPMLLGHTGMNWALGHLPAFVVNLTTLGEPVGATLLAALLPGIHEVPGALTLGGGVLVLGGVLLAARK from the coding sequence GTGACCACACTTCGCGCCGACACGCCGCCGCCAGCTGCACACCGGGCCACCTCACCGATGCTGGTGTTGGCGCTGTCGCTGGTGGGCATCTCGCTCGCGGCGCCCCTCATCCGGCTGTCCACCGCCGATGCACTCGTGATCGCGACCTGGCGGCTCGGCTTCTCGATGCTGATCGTGGGCGGCGCGCTGTTCATCGGTCGCGGCTGGCGCGAGTACGCCGGGTTGCGGGCCAGCGAGTATGCCTTCGCGCTCGGGGCGGGCGTCCTGCTCGCGCTCCACTTCTGGGCGTTCAATGCGTCGTTGCGCTACACCAGCGTGGCGGCATCGGTCGCCCTCGTGAATCTCCAACCGGTGCTGATCGCCGCGGCCTCTGCGCTCTGGTTGTCGGAGCCGCCGTCGCGTCGGCAATGGATCGGCGTCGCCATCGCGGTGGTCGGGGCCCTCGTGGTCGGCGCCGCCGATGTGCCGGGCGGGTTGGGCGGCTTGCAGGCGGCCCTGGTGGGCGGCGGATCGCGCGCCCTCTTTGGCGACCTGTTGGCGCTCATCGGGGCGGTCACGGCGGCGGGTTATTACCTGATCGGGCGACGCCTCCGGCGCCGACTGGGGCTCTGGCCCTACGTGGCACTGGTCTATGGCGCGGCCTTCGTCACCTGCGTCGCGCTGGCGCTCCTCACGCATCGCCCGCTCGCGCCGCAGCTCCCACGCGAACTGGCCATCTTCGCCGGTCTGGCTATCGGGCCCATGCTCCTGGGGCACACGGGGATGAATTGGGCGCTCGGGCACCTGCCGGCGTTCGTGGTCAACCTGACCACGTTGGGAGAGCCGGTGGGGGCCACGCTGCTGGCGGCCCTCCTGCCGGGGATTCACGAGGTGCCCGGGGCGCTGACCCTGGGGGGCGGCGTCCTGGTGCTGGGTGGGGTGCTGCTGGCGGCCCGGAAGTAG
- a CDS encoding LEA type 2 family protein has translation MKAVSSIFAAGRRRWLRTSVVAGTVLFAGCATLGRASFKEPVVTLKEVTVTGLGLTGGSVDVVLSVYNPNGYKLDALKMTYLVDVDSVKLGSGALDSRFVVPKNDSSVVRLPVSFTYAGIGQAGRALLQKGQVNYRVRGDFTVATPLGNFTRPYDRTGRYSSVAGNGR, from the coding sequence ATGAAGGCTGTCTCGTCCATCTTCGCCGCAGGGCGTCGCCGCTGGCTGCGCACCAGTGTGGTCGCCGGTACGGTGCTGTTCGCGGGCTGCGCCACGCTCGGTCGCGCGTCGTTCAAGGAGCCGGTGGTGACGCTCAAGGAAGTGACTGTCACCGGGCTCGGCCTCACCGGCGGGAGCGTCGATGTGGTGCTGTCGGTGTATAACCCGAATGGCTACAAGCTCGATGCGCTCAAGATGACGTATCTGGTTGACGTCGACTCCGTGAAGCTCGGCAGTGGCGCGCTCGACAGCCGGTTCGTCGTGCCCAAGAACGATTCGTCGGTCGTGCGGCTGCCGGTGAGCTTCACCTACGCCGGTATCGGCCAGGCCGGCCGGGCGCTCCTGCAAAAGGGGCAGGTGAACTACCGGGTGCGCGGCGATTTCACGGTGGCGACGCCGCTGGGCAACTTTACCCGTCCGTACGACCGGACCGGGCGCTACTCTTCAGTGGCGGGCAACGGGCGCTGA
- a CDS encoding asparaginase, whose amino-acid sequence MWIPDFLSPAGQSVGHGFRAPLEPRSLDVLVTRSGAVESRHRVHAAVVDAAGTMLAGARDPELSVWWRSCAKPFQVMPLLRSGGFDALQWDVAQLALACASHGGEPEHVAIAQGMLATLDLEEGDLACGPHEPLASRGARLLAQAGERPTRLHNNCSGKHAAMLARARQIGAPTAGYETPAHAVQQDCLDAVAEWAALPSPEIGVGVDGCGVSVFRLPLANMAFSYARLVHAAAQGDTPARRVVSAMTAQPFLVGGTDRFDTVLMDACGGNVVCKIGAEGVHTFAIVDRAIGFAIKVEDGTPRAQYPAVLALLDAYGALPDPLPDALREYIRRSIRNTRGEAVGSIVVGDLDVGDRLELTA is encoded by the coding sequence GTGTGGATTCCTGACTTTCTCTCGCCGGCAGGCCAATCGGTCGGCCATGGCTTCCGGGCCCCCCTCGAACCGCGCTCGCTCGACGTCCTGGTGACCCGCAGCGGGGCGGTGGAATCACGCCATCGCGTGCATGCGGCGGTCGTGGACGCGGCGGGTACGATGCTCGCCGGCGCGCGCGATCCCGAACTCAGTGTCTGGTGGCGCTCCTGCGCCAAGCCGTTCCAGGTGATGCCGCTCCTGCGGAGCGGCGGATTCGATGCCTTGCAGTGGGACGTCGCGCAGCTGGCGCTTGCCTGTGCCTCGCACGGGGGCGAGCCGGAGCATGTGGCCATTGCGCAGGGCATGTTAGCCACGCTGGACCTCGAGGAAGGGGATCTGGCCTGCGGACCGCACGAGCCGCTCGCCTCGCGCGGCGCGCGCCTGCTGGCGCAGGCCGGGGAACGTCCGACGCGCTTGCACAACAACTGCTCCGGCAAACATGCGGCCATGCTGGCCCGGGCCCGGCAGATCGGCGCGCCCACGGCCGGGTACGAGACTCCCGCGCATGCGGTGCAGCAGGACTGCCTCGACGCCGTCGCTGAGTGGGCGGCGCTGCCGAGCCCCGAGATCGGGGTTGGGGTGGATGGCTGTGGCGTGTCGGTCTTTCGCCTCCCGCTCGCCAACATGGCCTTCTCGTATGCGCGGCTCGTGCACGCCGCCGCGCAGGGCGATACGCCGGCGCGGCGCGTCGTCAGTGCGATGACCGCGCAGCCGTTCCTGGTGGGGGGCACCGATCGGTTCGATACCGTGCTGATGGACGCCTGCGGTGGGAATGTCGTCTGCAAGATCGGCGCGGAGGGCGTGCACACCTTTGCCATCGTCGATCGCGCGATCGGCTTCGCCATCAAGGTCGAGGACGGCACGCCGCGCGCCCAGTATCCGGCCGTGTTGGCACTGCTCGACGCCTATGGCGCGCTCCCGGATCCCCTTCCCGATGCGTTGCGGGAGTACATCCGGCGCAGCATCCGGAACACCCGCGGCGAAGCCGTCGGATCCATCGTCGTGGGCGATCTCGATGTGGGCGACCGCCTGGAGCTCACGGCGTGA
- the rfaE1 gene encoding D-glycero-beta-D-manno-heptose-7-phosphate kinase, which translates to MTSWISRARLQALLAAARSQHVVIVGDAMLDVYLRGDVDRISPEAPVPVVRVRDRKLALGGAANVAQNVAALGAGCDLVAVIGDDLPGHTLRERLTSGGMHARSLVAVDRPTTTKTRVMARSQQLVRFDEEDDADLSSDDVARVLEAIARALPDATALVFEDYNKGVLVPAVIEGAIALARARGLPIVVDPKFRNFFAYRGATVFKPNRRELESALGAAVDLDSPAALPETFRRLGVEHLLLTLGERGMALVSPDGGVHRVPTTAREVYDVVGAGDTVTAYLATMLAAGATALEAAVIANYAAGVEVGKLGAATVSADEVLEAFDLHQSAT; encoded by the coding sequence ATGACTTCCTGGATTTCCCGGGCACGGCTCCAGGCCCTCCTGGCCGCCGCCCGTTCACAGCATGTCGTGATCGTGGGTGACGCGATGCTCGATGTGTATCTGCGTGGTGACGTGGATCGCATCTCCCCAGAAGCGCCGGTGCCGGTGGTCCGCGTACGTGACCGGAAACTGGCCCTCGGGGGCGCCGCGAATGTGGCACAGAACGTCGCGGCGCTCGGGGCGGGCTGCGACCTCGTCGCCGTCATCGGCGATGACCTCCCTGGACATACGCTGCGTGAACGCCTCACGTCAGGCGGCATGCATGCCCGCTCGCTCGTGGCCGTGGATCGCCCCACGACGACCAAGACGCGGGTGATGGCCCGTTCGCAGCAGTTGGTTCGGTTCGATGAGGAGGACGACGCCGACCTGTCGTCCGACGACGTGGCGCGGGTGCTCGAGGCGATTGCGCGCGCGCTCCCCGACGCGACCGCGCTCGTGTTCGAAGACTACAACAAGGGCGTGCTCGTTCCCGCGGTCATCGAAGGGGCGATCGCCCTGGCGCGCGCGCGCGGCCTCCCGATCGTCGTGGATCCCAAGTTCCGCAACTTCTTCGCGTATCGGGGCGCCACCGTGTTCAAGCCGAACCGGCGTGAGTTGGAGAGTGCGCTCGGCGCGGCGGTGGATCTCGATTCGCCGGCGGCGCTGCCGGAGACCTTCCGTCGCCTGGGCGTCGAGCACCTGCTGCTTACGCTCGGCGAGCGCGGCATGGCGCTCGTCTCGCCCGACGGCGGGGTACACCGTGTACCCACCACCGCGCGCGAGGTGTACGACGTCGTGGGTGCGGGCGACACCGTGACCGCGTATCTCGCCACGATGCTTGCCGCCGGTGCCACCGCGCTCGAAGCCGCGGTGATCGCCAACTACGCCGCCGGGGTCGAGGTCGGGAAGCTGGGCGCCGCGACCGTCTCGGCCGACGAAGTGCTCGAGGCGTTCGACCTGCATCAGAGTGCCACCTAG